The Piliocolobus tephrosceles isolate RC106 chromosome 12, ASM277652v3, whole genome shotgun sequence genome includes the window TGACGAAGGGCAGGAGTGCAATGTTGAAGGCCCATGGGAGGAAAAGACAAAGGAATGAAAGGTAGAATGTCACCTGCTTAGCATCTCTGGCATCAGGGAGCTCTGCAGGACGAGAGGATGGAAAGGGTCAACTGACGGGAGATTGACTCCCCAAGTGGAGACTCAACATCAGAGGCATATGAGGGCCTCAGCTAAGACTGCTGCCTTACAACCTACACCTTTCTAGAAGACTCTTCCTAAGGTAAACCTCACTGGCTTCCTGGCACTTCAAGCACTTCACAGGCATTTGCTCAGTCAGCCTCCAACAGGCCTGTGAGGTAGGGGTAAGGATGGAAAACCCCAGCCACAGGGTCGAGTGGTCCAAGCTGGTGGCCTCACTGGGATAGGGACACAAGCCTTCTCACTGAAAGCATGTCCCAGGGCAAGTCCTCAGGGCTATAGCAGCCTCCAGAAGTCCTCTGTGGCCTGAAGGCAGGGCTGCATTCAAGGAATGAGTCCCAATGTCTACCTTAGAGAGATATTTTGATAGAAAGAAGCTTGTCAACTCAGTGAGTTTTAAACTGCTGTGATTGCCAATAGACCCAGGCCATGTATTCTTGCACCACACAAAAATTTGCTACAGTTTTTAAAGCACCACAGAGGAGAAATGGTTTGGTGTTGAGGTCGAGGATGGAGACGGAAGTAGGGGGAGGCGGTATCAACAGTGTCTAGCATGGTCACTGACAGTTAAAGGGCAGGTGCCTTCTGCCCTACTGCTGTCCAAAGCCTCACTGAAAACAGACTGGCACCTGGCAACAGCAGAGCAAACCCCAAATGGGCCTTTGACTCCAGGCCACGGGCTTCTCCACAAGTGTTTTAAAAGGGACACTTTAGGATCTTCTCCCGAGATTGGCACCATCATTAAGGAGAAATTCTCAATCTGAAGTTCAATTTCAATGCACCGTTCACAAAAAGTAGGCTCATGCCAGTGGGTAGTGGTTTGAACACAGCTGGTCCACATGTCTGGAGAGACAAGCACACTAGAAACTGAATGGCAGAGTCCACGTGGGCCCCTTGGTCAATGTGGATGAGGAAACTCTGCCACCCAGCCCTCTGGCCCTCATCCTTCACACACCCTGTCCTCCTTCCAGGAATGTGGGGACAGGTTTTGGGGCAGGTGGGCATCACAGATCCGTGCGATGAATTTCCCTTGGCCTCCTAGGAACGGCCCGGGTGCTAGAGTTTTGTTCTATTgtgttcattatttatttgtcatgatttgtttcactttgtttttgcTCAATCCTTGTCCCTGTCCTCCAAATATAAGCAAGGACAGAAAGCACAGAACTGTGGAGGGAAAGGGGTGCTGAAAGGCTGGCTTCCCTCCCTTACCCCTGTGGCCTAGGGCTCCAGACACAGACAGGCCTCCAGCCAGCCCCACAGCCCCCAGGCCGGGCCTTTGGACATTCTGGTTACAATCAACTCAATGGGGTGATTCCTTTGGCATAAGAGAAGCCGGTTCCTGATGAAAAGACAGGATGTTGGAGGCTTGGGGGTCATCCCAAAGAGTTGGGCACTTTGGCCTTTGGCTCTTCTGGGAGCTTTGACTCATGAGTGGTCCctacccccaccctccccacttgTCTGTGACAACTGACTTCCTAAAACTCCGCAGTTAGGGAATTATTTGGCAACAAGGAGGCTAAGGCTGTTTTGTGGTGGCAcagtctttaaaaatttcaaaagaaaatatgagaccTCGGAAAGAGGCGTTCATCCAGGACAGGGCATAAACGTCCCACTATTTGTCAGCGCCAGGGTTGGCGGCCACTATCTCCTCGTACTTTGGGGGTGGGTCGCTGTAAGACATGCTGGCCTCCTCACTGCTGCTCTCTTGGGGCGCAGTCACCTCCTCGtaggaggggggaggggtggtGCTGGACAGTCTGGAGAGAGAGAGCTCAGGGAGGTAGAGAGTGCTCTCGAGCCGGACTGTGGTCCTGCCCCCCCGGCTGGGCCCTACCACCACCTGGGGGCTGCTCACTGCCTCTCGGTGCCCAGAAGGCTCCCCTTGACTATGCATGGTACCCCGGTACACCATGACCCGGGGGAGGGTGTGCCCGGCGCGACTGGCTAGGTACCGGTTCTGAGCATAGGAGGGGTGGTGACGGGTCGCTTTCTGTAGCTGGCACCTCCAGATGATGAACAAGGCGATGACAATCAGCAATGCCACCCCCAGAAGGGGTACCACCACGTACATGGCATCTGAGCTCTGCGAGGGGTCTCGGACTGAGTATACTGCATTTGGGTACCCCTTCCAGAACTCCATCtgcaaaagaaaaaggagtacTTACAAGAAGCTCAAGCTCCAGGTGGGCTCAGAGACCTTCAGTAAGTCTGGTGCTTCCTACCCTTCCCCATCTGACTTGTCTCAGAGAGTTACTAGA containing:
- the PRRG3 gene encoding transmembrane gamma-carboxyglutamic acid protein 3, encoding MAVFLEAKDAHSVLKRFPRANEFLEELRQGTIERECMEEICSYEEVKEVFENKEKTMEFWKGYPNAVYSVRDPSQSSDAMYVVVPLLGVALLIVIALFIIWRCQLQKATRHHPSYAQNRYLASRAGHTLPRVMVYRGTMHSQGEPSGHREAVSSPQVVVGPSRGGRTTVRLESTLYLPELSLSRLSSTTPPPSYEEVTAPQESSSEEASMSYSDPPPKYEEIVAANPGADK